A genomic segment from Geitlerinema sp. PCC 7407 encodes:
- a CDS encoding WecB/TagA/CpsF family glycosyltransferase, with translation MAELQQFPVMGVPVHLSTDYLDWLVQQAQAGRGAQVVTLNAEMTMQAEQNPELAQIIRQAELVVPDGAGVVLYLRLQGRRIQRCPGIELAKALLHQAALRGEAWPVFFYGGAPGVTEQAGDRLRQELPGLAIAGASHGFLSAEEQEALAQTLQAQQPKIILVGLGVPRQEFWIQAHRHLCPDALWIGVGGSFDIWSGTKARAPQWLCKYHLEWAYRLYQEPWRWRRMGALPKFAWRALVYRLFPRHTVGQSTP, from the coding sequence ATGGCAGAACTACAGCAGTTTCCAGTGATGGGGGTGCCCGTGCATCTGTCCACCGACTACCTGGACTGGCTGGTCCAGCAGGCCCAAGCAGGCCGGGGGGCTCAGGTGGTGACCCTCAATGCCGAAATGACAATGCAGGCGGAGCAAAACCCAGAGCTGGCCCAGATCATTCGCCAAGCGGAGCTAGTGGTGCCTGACGGGGCGGGCGTGGTGCTGTACCTGCGGCTGCAAGGTCGCCGCATCCAGCGCTGTCCGGGGATCGAGCTAGCGAAGGCGCTGCTGCACCAGGCGGCTCTGCGCGGGGAGGCGTGGCCGGTGTTTTTCTACGGCGGGGCGCCGGGGGTGACGGAGCAAGCGGGCGATCGCCTGCGCCAGGAGCTGCCGGGACTGGCGATCGCCGGAGCGTCCCACGGCTTTTTGTCCGCCGAGGAGCAAGAAGCGCTGGCCCAGACCCTCCAAGCTCAGCAGCCCAAAATTATTTTGGTGGGTCTCGGCGTACCGCGTCAGGAATTCTGGATTCAGGCCCATCGCCATCTGTGCCCCGACGCGCTGTGGATCGGCGTGGGCGGCAGCTTCGACATCTGGTCTGGCACCAAAGCCCGCGCGCCCCAGTGGCTGTGCAAGTACCACCTAGAGTGGGCGTACCGCCTGTACCAAGAACCTTGGCGCTGGCGGCGCATGGGGGCGTTACCAAAGTTTGCGTGGCGGGCCTTGGTCTATCGCCTCTTCCCCAGGCATACTGTTGGGCAATCCACTCCCTAG